One Malania oleifera isolate guangnan ecotype guangnan chromosome 10, ASM2987363v1, whole genome shotgun sequence genomic region harbors:
- the LOC131165554 gene encoding elongator complex protein 1 isoform X1: protein MNNLKLFWDLSLNFQLRSKDESLLFSAFDIEQNRIFFASSANYIYTTQLPSSQKERTWSTTSLPVEVELLDLEPEDSITSLDYLMEKEALIVGTSNGHLLLHTGNDSLTELVGRVEGGVKCISPSPDGDLLGIITGFGQILVMTPDWDLLYETALEDLPEEADVNQLVPPNNSFETSISWRGDGKYFATLSGVSNHSSMHKKLKVWERDSGVLHAASDSKIFMGNAFDWMPSGAKIAAVYDRKTENKSPLVVFFERNGLERSSFSINESTAATIEILKWNCNSDLLAAVSRCDKYDSVMIWLFSNNHWYLKQEIRYSKDDGVRFMWDPTKPLQLICWTVGGHITIYNFVWVSAVMENSTALVIDSSQILVTPLSLSLMPPPMYIFSLKFSSAIRCIAFCTENSKNRLAAYLSNGCLSVVELPPHDTWEELEGKEFSVETCYSEVAFRSFTHISWLDPHILLGFSQCGSSHSNYLSKISSCKEGSGGYYLQEIEFMCSEDYVPGLPTCSGWDAKISYQISLEELVIGIASNPAKRYSAFIQLDGGKIVEYSSKLGISVGSPGPNLRKCDDMGFSSLCPWMSAVSVSDNGPLKPLLFGLDDVSRLHVNGRTLCNNCSSFSLYSNSDDQVITHLILATKQDLLFIVDVIDILHGHLEGYGNFIHAVNKRREEENKKFINIWERGAKIVGVLHGDEASVIIQTSRGNLECIYPRKLVLASIVNALVQGRFNDALLMVRRHRIDFNIIVDHYGWKAFLQSASEFVKQVNNLSYITEFVCSIKNENVAETLYKNYISPPCPREAHLVDSDADNKVSSILLAIRKALEEQLLESPARELCILTTLARSSPPALEEALERVKVIRDMELLGSDEPRRTSYPSAEEALKHLLWLSDAEGVYESALGLYDLNLAAIVALNSQRDPKEFLPFLQELERMPPVLMRYNVDLRLRRYESALKNIASAGDAYYADCLSLMEDNPQLFPLGLQLFTDPAKRRQVLEAWGDHLSGEKCFEDAATTYLSCFCLGKALKAYRACGHWSGVLTVAGLLKLGKEEILQLAHELCEEVQALGKPAEAAKIALDYCGDCNNGIGLLISARDWEEALRVGFLNRKDELISEVKNASLECAGLLLGEYAEGLEKVGKYLTRYLAVRQRRLLLAAKVQSDNQSINDLDDDTASETSSNFSGMSAYTLGTRKSSATSVNSRTASKARDTRRQRNRGKIRAGSPGEELALVEHLKGMSLTTGARSELKSLLTALLMLGEEEIARKLQRAGESFQLSQMAAVKLAEEMVSTDNIDEHAHTLEHYIQKVRSEPQNADAFFWRSKVLLSP, encoded by the exons AAAGAGAGAACATGGAGTACAACCTCTTTACCTGTGGAAGTAGAGCTTCTTGATTTAGAACCTGAAGACTCCATTACTTCCTTGGATTATCTTATGGAGAAAGAAGCTCTAATAGTTGGAACTTCTAATGGACACCTATTGCTGCATACTGGAAATGATAGTCTGACCGAACTGGTTGGTAGAGTGGAGGGTGGTGTTAAGTGCATTTCACCTAGCCCGGATGGAGATCTCCTGGGCATTATAACCGGGTTTGGGCAGATACTGGTAATGACTCCTGATTGGGATTTGCTGTATGAAACTGCTCTTGAGGATCTTCCTGAAGAAGCTGAC GTGAATCAACTTGTTCCGCCCAATAATTCATTTGAGACTTCCATTTCTTGGCGAGGTGATGGTAAGTATTTTGCCACACTTAGCGGGGTGAGCAACCATTCTTCCATGCAcaaaaaactcaaggtttgggagCGAGATTCCGGGGTATTGCATGCTGCTTCGGACTCAAAAATTTTCATGGGCAATGCTTTTGATTGGATGCCCAGTGGAGCAAAAATTGCTGCTGTTTATGACAGGAAAACTGAGAACAAGTCCCCATTAGTAGTTTTCTTTGAAAGGAATGGCTTAGAAAGAAGCTCTTTTAGCATAAATGAATCTACAGCAGCAACAATTGAAATTCTGAAGTGGAATTGCAATTCAGATCTTCTTGCAGCTGTTTCTAGATGTGACAAATATGATTCTGTTATGATATGGCTCTTCAGCAACAACCACTGGTACTTGAAACAAGAAATTAGATACTCAAAGGATGATGGGGTGAGATTCATGTGGGATCCAACAAAGCCATTGCAGTTGATTTGTTGGACTGTTGGTGGCCACATCACAATCTACAACTTTGTCTGGGTTTCAGCTGTCATGGAGAACTCAACGGCATTAGTAATTGACAGCTCCCAGATACTAGTAACACCGCTTTCCTTATCCCTAATGCCACCTCCTATGTATATATTTAGCCTGAAATTTTCAAGTGCCATTCGGTGCATTGCTTTCTGTACGGAGAATTCCAAGAACCGTTTGGCAGCATATTTGTCAAATGGTTGTCTGTCTGTTGTAGAGCTTCCTCCACATGATACCTGGGAAGAGCTGGAAGGCAAAGAATTCAGTGTTGAAACATGCTATTCTGAAGTGGCATTTCGGTCTTTTACACATATTTCTTGGTTGGATCCACATATACTTCTTGGTTTTTCTCAGTGTGGGTCAAGTCATAGTAATTATTTATCAAAAATCTCATCCTGTAAGGAAGGGTCTGGTGGCTATTATTTGCAGGAAATCGAGTTCATGTGTTCTGAGGATTATGTGCCTGGGTTGCCAACATGCTCAGGTTGGGATGcaaaaatttcatatcaaatcTCTTTAGAAGAATTAGTGATTGGCATTGCTTCCAACCCTGCTAAAAGATATTCAGCATTCATTCAGCTTGATGGTGGAAAAATTGTTGAATATTCATCAAAGCTGGGCATATCAGTGGGATCTCCTGGCCCAAATCTTAGGAAATGTGATGATATGGGTTTCTCATCATTGTGCCCCTGGATGAGTGCCGTTTCTGTTAGTGACAATGGACCATTGAAGCCTTTGCTTTTTGGGCTTGATGATGTTAGTAGGCTGCACGTAAATGGGAGGACATTATGTAACAACTGTAGCAGTTTCTCACTTTACTCAAATTCTGATGACCAGGTGATCACACATTTGATTCTTGCAACCAAACAGGATTTACTCTTTATTGTGGATGTTATTGATATTTTACATGGACATCTAGAGGGATACGGGAACTTTATCCATGCTGTTaacaagagaagagaagaagaaaataaaaagtttaTAAATATATGGGAAAGAGGTGCCAAAATTGTTGGTGTCCTGCATGGAGATGAGGCTTCTGTTATAATACAAACAAGTAGGGGAAACCTGGAATGCATCTATCCTAGAAAACTAGTCTTGGCCTCAATTGTCAATGCTTTGGTCCAAGGACGCTTCAATGATGCATTACTCATGGTCAGGAGGCATAGAATAGATTTCAACATAATTGTTGACCATTATGGTTGGAAAGCGTTTCTCCAATCAGCTTCAGAGTTCGTTAAGCAAGTAAACAATCTGAGCTACATCACAGAGTTTGTTTGTTCCATAAAGAATGAAAATGTTGCAGAGACACTGTACAAAAATTACATATCACCCCCTTGCCCAAGGGAAGCCCATTTAGTGGATTCTGATGCTGATAACAAGGTTTCTTCAATCCTGCTTGCCATAAGGAAGGCTCTTGAGGAGCAACTATTGGAAAGTCCTGCAAGAGAACTTTGCATACTGACCACTCTAGCTCGAAGCAGTCCTCCAGCACTTGAAGAAGCTTTGGAGAGAGTAAAAGTTATTCGAGATATGGAACTATTAGGTTCTGATGAACCAAGGAGAACCTCTTATCCTTCTGCTGAAGAAGCCTTGAAGCATCTCTTGTGGTTATCTGATGCTGAAGGTGTTTATGAATCTGCTCTAGGCCTTTATGATTTGAACCTTGCTGCTATTGTGGCATTGAACTCTCAGAGAGACCCAAAGGAATTTCTTCCTTTTCTGCAGGAGCTGGAACGTATGCCACCTGTCTTAATGCGCTACAATGTTGATCTTAGGCTACGCAGGTATGAGAGTGCTCTCAAAAACATTGCTTCTGCAGGAGATGCTTATTATGCAGATTGTTTGAGTCTCATGGAGGATAATCCTCAGCTATTTCCACTTGGACTTCAACTATTCACTGATCCTGCCAAGAGGAGGCAAGTCCTTGAGGCCTGGGGAGACCATCTTAGTGGTGAGAAATGCTTTGAGGATGCTGCTACAACTTATTTGTCCTGCTTCTGTTTGGGAAAGGCTTTGAAGGCATATCGTGCTTGTGGTCATTGGAGTGGGGTGCTGACAGTTGCTGGTCTTCTTAAATTGGGAAAAGAAGAGATTCTGCAACTGGCACATGAGCTATGTGAAGAAGTCCAAGCACTTGGTAAACCAGCAGAAGCTGCCAAAATTGCGTTAGATTACTGTGGTGATTGTAACAATGGGATCGGCTTATTGATCAGTGCAAGGGATTGGGAGGAAGCTCTTAGGGTAGGGTTTTTGAATAGGAAGGATGAATTAATCTCGGAAGTGAAGAATGCATCTCTAGAATGTGCAGGCCTGCTGCTTGGTGAATATGCGGAAGGATTGGAGAAAGTAGGAAAATACTTAACCCGGTATTTAGCTGTTCGACAGAGAAGATTACTACTTGCAGCAAAAGTTCAATCAGATAACCAGTCAATAAATGATCTTGATGATGATACTGCTTCAGAAACTAGCAGTAATTTCAGTGGAATGAGTGCTTACACCTTGGG GACAAGGAAGAGTTCTGCTACTTCTGTCAACTCAAGGACTGCTAGCAAGGCCAGAGACACGAGGCGTCAGAGAAACAGGGGGAAAATCCGTGCTGGCAG CCCTGGCGAGGAGTTGGCACTGGTGGAGCATTTGAAGGGCATGTCCCTAACTACTGGAGCCAGAAGTGAGCTCAAATCTCTATTGACTGCACTTCTGATGCTTGGTGAGGAGGAAATTGCCAGGAAGCTGCAACGTGCAGGAGAGAGCTTTCAGCTGTCTCAAATGGCAGCAGTCAAACTAGCTGAAGAGATGGTGTCCACTGACAACATTGATGAGCATGCACATACTTTGGAGCATTACATACAAAAAGTAAGAAGTGAGCCACAAAATGCGGATGCCTTCTTTTGGCGGTCTAAAGTGTTGCTCTCTCCTTAA
- the LOC131165554 gene encoding elongator complex protein 1 isoform X2 translates to MKLLLRIFLKKLTYVNQLVPPNNSFETSISWRGDGKYFATLSGVSNHSSMHKKLKVWERDSGVLHAASDSKIFMGNAFDWMPSGAKIAAVYDRKTENKSPLVVFFERNGLERSSFSINESTAATIEILKWNCNSDLLAAVSRCDKYDSVMIWLFSNNHWYLKQEIRYSKDDGVRFMWDPTKPLQLICWTVGGHITIYNFVWVSAVMENSTALVIDSSQILVTPLSLSLMPPPMYIFSLKFSSAIRCIAFCTENSKNRLAAYLSNGCLSVVELPPHDTWEELEGKEFSVETCYSEVAFRSFTHISWLDPHILLGFSQCGSSHSNYLSKISSCKEGSGGYYLQEIEFMCSEDYVPGLPTCSGWDAKISYQISLEELVIGIASNPAKRYSAFIQLDGGKIVEYSSKLGISVGSPGPNLRKCDDMGFSSLCPWMSAVSVSDNGPLKPLLFGLDDVSRLHVNGRTLCNNCSSFSLYSNSDDQVITHLILATKQDLLFIVDVIDILHGHLEGYGNFIHAVNKRREEENKKFINIWERGAKIVGVLHGDEASVIIQTSRGNLECIYPRKLVLASIVNALVQGRFNDALLMVRRHRIDFNIIVDHYGWKAFLQSASEFVKQVNNLSYITEFVCSIKNENVAETLYKNYISPPCPREAHLVDSDADNKVSSILLAIRKALEEQLLESPARELCILTTLARSSPPALEEALERVKVIRDMELLGSDEPRRTSYPSAEEALKHLLWLSDAEGVYESALGLYDLNLAAIVALNSQRDPKEFLPFLQELERMPPVLMRYNVDLRLRRYESALKNIASAGDAYYADCLSLMEDNPQLFPLGLQLFTDPAKRRQVLEAWGDHLSGEKCFEDAATTYLSCFCLGKALKAYRACGHWSGVLTVAGLLKLGKEEILQLAHELCEEVQALGKPAEAAKIALDYCGDCNNGIGLLISARDWEEALRVGFLNRKDELISEVKNASLECAGLLLGEYAEGLEKVGKYLTRYLAVRQRRLLLAAKVQSDNQSINDLDDDTASETSSNFSGMSAYTLGTRKSSATSVNSRTASKARDTRRQRNRGKIRAGSPGEELALVEHLKGMSLTTGARSELKSLLTALLMLGEEEIARKLQRAGESFQLSQMAAVKLAEEMVSTDNIDEHAHTLEHYIQKVRSEPQNADAFFWRSKVLLSP, encoded by the exons ATGAAACTGCTCTTGAGGATCTTCCTGAAGAAGCTGACGTAC GTGAATCAACTTGTTCCGCCCAATAATTCATTTGAGACTTCCATTTCTTGGCGAGGTGATGGTAAGTATTTTGCCACACTTAGCGGGGTGAGCAACCATTCTTCCATGCAcaaaaaactcaaggtttgggagCGAGATTCCGGGGTATTGCATGCTGCTTCGGACTCAAAAATTTTCATGGGCAATGCTTTTGATTGGATGCCCAGTGGAGCAAAAATTGCTGCTGTTTATGACAGGAAAACTGAGAACAAGTCCCCATTAGTAGTTTTCTTTGAAAGGAATGGCTTAGAAAGAAGCTCTTTTAGCATAAATGAATCTACAGCAGCAACAATTGAAATTCTGAAGTGGAATTGCAATTCAGATCTTCTTGCAGCTGTTTCTAGATGTGACAAATATGATTCTGTTATGATATGGCTCTTCAGCAACAACCACTGGTACTTGAAACAAGAAATTAGATACTCAAAGGATGATGGGGTGAGATTCATGTGGGATCCAACAAAGCCATTGCAGTTGATTTGTTGGACTGTTGGTGGCCACATCACAATCTACAACTTTGTCTGGGTTTCAGCTGTCATGGAGAACTCAACGGCATTAGTAATTGACAGCTCCCAGATACTAGTAACACCGCTTTCCTTATCCCTAATGCCACCTCCTATGTATATATTTAGCCTGAAATTTTCAAGTGCCATTCGGTGCATTGCTTTCTGTACGGAGAATTCCAAGAACCGTTTGGCAGCATATTTGTCAAATGGTTGTCTGTCTGTTGTAGAGCTTCCTCCACATGATACCTGGGAAGAGCTGGAAGGCAAAGAATTCAGTGTTGAAACATGCTATTCTGAAGTGGCATTTCGGTCTTTTACACATATTTCTTGGTTGGATCCACATATACTTCTTGGTTTTTCTCAGTGTGGGTCAAGTCATAGTAATTATTTATCAAAAATCTCATCCTGTAAGGAAGGGTCTGGTGGCTATTATTTGCAGGAAATCGAGTTCATGTGTTCTGAGGATTATGTGCCTGGGTTGCCAACATGCTCAGGTTGGGATGcaaaaatttcatatcaaatcTCTTTAGAAGAATTAGTGATTGGCATTGCTTCCAACCCTGCTAAAAGATATTCAGCATTCATTCAGCTTGATGGTGGAAAAATTGTTGAATATTCATCAAAGCTGGGCATATCAGTGGGATCTCCTGGCCCAAATCTTAGGAAATGTGATGATATGGGTTTCTCATCATTGTGCCCCTGGATGAGTGCCGTTTCTGTTAGTGACAATGGACCATTGAAGCCTTTGCTTTTTGGGCTTGATGATGTTAGTAGGCTGCACGTAAATGGGAGGACATTATGTAACAACTGTAGCAGTTTCTCACTTTACTCAAATTCTGATGACCAGGTGATCACACATTTGATTCTTGCAACCAAACAGGATTTACTCTTTATTGTGGATGTTATTGATATTTTACATGGACATCTAGAGGGATACGGGAACTTTATCCATGCTGTTaacaagagaagagaagaagaaaataaaaagtttaTAAATATATGGGAAAGAGGTGCCAAAATTGTTGGTGTCCTGCATGGAGATGAGGCTTCTGTTATAATACAAACAAGTAGGGGAAACCTGGAATGCATCTATCCTAGAAAACTAGTCTTGGCCTCAATTGTCAATGCTTTGGTCCAAGGACGCTTCAATGATGCATTACTCATGGTCAGGAGGCATAGAATAGATTTCAACATAATTGTTGACCATTATGGTTGGAAAGCGTTTCTCCAATCAGCTTCAGAGTTCGTTAAGCAAGTAAACAATCTGAGCTACATCACAGAGTTTGTTTGTTCCATAAAGAATGAAAATGTTGCAGAGACACTGTACAAAAATTACATATCACCCCCTTGCCCAAGGGAAGCCCATTTAGTGGATTCTGATGCTGATAACAAGGTTTCTTCAATCCTGCTTGCCATAAGGAAGGCTCTTGAGGAGCAACTATTGGAAAGTCCTGCAAGAGAACTTTGCATACTGACCACTCTAGCTCGAAGCAGTCCTCCAGCACTTGAAGAAGCTTTGGAGAGAGTAAAAGTTATTCGAGATATGGAACTATTAGGTTCTGATGAACCAAGGAGAACCTCTTATCCTTCTGCTGAAGAAGCCTTGAAGCATCTCTTGTGGTTATCTGATGCTGAAGGTGTTTATGAATCTGCTCTAGGCCTTTATGATTTGAACCTTGCTGCTATTGTGGCATTGAACTCTCAGAGAGACCCAAAGGAATTTCTTCCTTTTCTGCAGGAGCTGGAACGTATGCCACCTGTCTTAATGCGCTACAATGTTGATCTTAGGCTACGCAGGTATGAGAGTGCTCTCAAAAACATTGCTTCTGCAGGAGATGCTTATTATGCAGATTGTTTGAGTCTCATGGAGGATAATCCTCAGCTATTTCCACTTGGACTTCAACTATTCACTGATCCTGCCAAGAGGAGGCAAGTCCTTGAGGCCTGGGGAGACCATCTTAGTGGTGAGAAATGCTTTGAGGATGCTGCTACAACTTATTTGTCCTGCTTCTGTTTGGGAAAGGCTTTGAAGGCATATCGTGCTTGTGGTCATTGGAGTGGGGTGCTGACAGTTGCTGGTCTTCTTAAATTGGGAAAAGAAGAGATTCTGCAACTGGCACATGAGCTATGTGAAGAAGTCCAAGCACTTGGTAAACCAGCAGAAGCTGCCAAAATTGCGTTAGATTACTGTGGTGATTGTAACAATGGGATCGGCTTATTGATCAGTGCAAGGGATTGGGAGGAAGCTCTTAGGGTAGGGTTTTTGAATAGGAAGGATGAATTAATCTCGGAAGTGAAGAATGCATCTCTAGAATGTGCAGGCCTGCTGCTTGGTGAATATGCGGAAGGATTGGAGAAAGTAGGAAAATACTTAACCCGGTATTTAGCTGTTCGACAGAGAAGATTACTACTTGCAGCAAAAGTTCAATCAGATAACCAGTCAATAAATGATCTTGATGATGATACTGCTTCAGAAACTAGCAGTAATTTCAGTGGAATGAGTGCTTACACCTTGGG GACAAGGAAGAGTTCTGCTACTTCTGTCAACTCAAGGACTGCTAGCAAGGCCAGAGACACGAGGCGTCAGAGAAACAGGGGGAAAATCCGTGCTGGCAG CCCTGGCGAGGAGTTGGCACTGGTGGAGCATTTGAAGGGCATGTCCCTAACTACTGGAGCCAGAAGTGAGCTCAAATCTCTATTGACTGCACTTCTGATGCTTGGTGAGGAGGAAATTGCCAGGAAGCTGCAACGTGCAGGAGAGAGCTTTCAGCTGTCTCAAATGGCAGCAGTCAAACTAGCTGAAGAGATGGTGTCCACTGACAACATTGATGAGCATGCACATACTTTGGAGCATTACATACAAAAAGTAAGAAGTGAGCCACAAAATGCGGATGCCTTCTTTTGGCGGTCTAAAGTGTTGCTCTCTCCTTAA